From the genome of Kaistella daneshvariae, one region includes:
- a CDS encoding ATP-binding protein translates to MKIKSAKSFRFWYKTKIKEIEKTDQTHNENFVGTYHKENGKKTIKGFFEMYHGDKPDIASYLPSILKIAEDGQAIYEFLQNAVDCGSTHFYIFYNDKYFLAINNGSPFDVEGLQSILNIAQTTKKDPDKIGRFGIGFKLAHRLVGKNEGTDELVRQYKGPILFSWAKLKDLESLLNNEQIEPLVPNKENYQEFINSPYLLKLLLTNFPSDPNERVKDINYQDKILFPQSELKELIDFLNENFQQHSDSLKKNVLKQGSLFFIKLGEDKKKLLDKDYSELVNGIQYSMNTLKRLQKVYINNDDIGKIPLQLEEGAIKKGSDVFEQISPEYKEFDIKFAIGFKTIKFGNEKSYEQIKLLKEKPNFYKYFPMGDEINGLGFIVHCDSFSNEANRRKLHEDDVNRNLFPELAKFVTQRLDEYKANDRNKFLNLYASLLLSDVPERQNNKWLKSVFYDVLHNYIKTNLPTKTDISDNPQNVKINKLKQQLNLSDFGLNNIKWFEWDNEADDILINEAKNKVGIESWDIRDIVENANIESVNNWIEQNCNNETYKTFLKDLEESSLRIKTKERICQIKLFKFSNDKFYSLNEIISLKDKFGKTSFKFTNCFFSNNKTKKIKNELIKLGLVVSELPVEDYHHIFSSIILPDDKKHYDLIAKWCVENANKLTSEEKKNLFLNFINETTKFDNVAEGTLKDLCLFSDSNSEIKPLNKLVDFNFNTPNWLNTYKIKSDEFFAELKPFLISETETLFQHIYLPKQDIILSELTEAKEIKSLIKLYQDNQRQFFKEFIIKKTENSFSIAKKTSNTYQVQSADPEVRKFIDTNCANNLFVLPEKFLDFKEEDGIIKAFDLHSKILDFVNIEEHKETIIDIIRYDEPKRKFLQKLSEFRFNPKTIYTKDNYEYKILDLACSELKENDYQTFRNKFVIETETRNFKLSEIPPFTDKVKIANKEFSLSKILPATHQNSNLVGDLISLFTKQGVSNEKLNALFGVDEELDIEDIFEKYTEQTEVFENTEQFFFLIFYNKHIKKIDLSKLGFDLNYAVFPSEFALEKEKLPEYLQNWITKKEIDLSELDEIGVFTENSTLVSLREFFLSKTDFNVNTIAEKLSSNEIMLLNTFELLKEKGIELSNKNEFSVFKEIVRVINSSRANGQELKIQDKHAFDVLEEKSTEWKSVNNFSIYLYQGALPKIVKLDKNQDYVFYQYNDTDFAVNGNAIFINENTDSKKTLQKVASDDSNKFSFEELWSLFEDNNKDKNKEKQEANSTFLVEVNEFISELEGTEWNDFVPELKNILELSVSHPKEKQKLFNLIAKIKLAKELDIHFEVANKDYNHLENGNEKYFVHSARGAFAYIHPNEILKMKDAGYKMALDFNTKSRIKIYETAEEILQLNTNHILAYQYEKTMEELFSFCQANKDANKHLLIIDKNNSGEKSRALLKLLNIEDDYQ, encoded by the coding sequence ATGAAGATAAAAAGTGCTAAATCATTTCGATTTTGGTATAAGACCAAAATAAAAGAGATTGAGAAAACCGACCAAACCCATAATGAAAACTTTGTAGGCACTTATCACAAAGAAAATGGCAAAAAAACCATAAAAGGTTTTTTTGAAATGTATCACGGGGACAAACCCGACATTGCAAGCTATTTACCTTCAATTCTGAAAATAGCAGAAGACGGACAAGCAATTTATGAGTTTTTACAAAATGCTGTTGATTGTGGCTCTACACACTTTTACATTTTCTACAACGACAAATACTTTTTAGCAATCAACAACGGAAGTCCGTTTGATGTTGAAGGCTTACAATCAATTTTGAACATTGCTCAAACCACCAAAAAAGACCCCGATAAAATCGGACGGTTTGGAATTGGCTTTAAGTTAGCTCATAGGTTAGTAGGAAAAAACGAAGGTACAGACGAACTTGTTAGACAATACAAAGGTCCGATTTTGTTTAGTTGGGCAAAATTGAAAGATTTAGAAAGTTTGTTGAACAATGAACAGATTGAACCGTTAGTTCCCAATAAAGAAAATTATCAAGAGTTTATCAATTCACCTTATTTGCTAAAACTCTTACTTACAAATTTCCCGTCAGACCCAAATGAGAGAGTTAAAGATATAAATTATCAAGACAAAATTTTATTTCCGCAGTCGGAATTAAAAGAACTCATTGATTTCCTAAACGAAAACTTTCAGCAACATTCTGATAGCTTAAAGAAAAACGTTCTTAAACAAGGCAGTTTGTTTTTTATCAAATTGGGCGAAGACAAAAAGAAACTTTTAGATAAAGATTATTCTGAACTTGTAAACGGTATTCAATATTCAATGAATACTTTAAAACGCCTACAAAAAGTTTACATCAACAACGATGATATTGGAAAAATTCCTTTACAACTTGAAGAAGGAGCTATAAAAAAAGGCTCTGACGTGTTTGAACAAATTTCGCCAGAATACAAAGAGTTTGACATAAAATTTGCTATTGGCTTCAAAACAATAAAATTCGGGAACGAAAAATCGTATGAGCAAATTAAATTGCTCAAAGAAAAGCCGAACTTTTACAAATATTTCCCAATGGGAGATGAAATTAACGGACTTGGTTTTATTGTGCATTGTGACAGTTTCAGCAATGAAGCCAACCGCAGGAAATTACACGAAGACGATGTAAACAGAAATCTATTTCCTGAACTTGCAAAATTTGTTACGCAAAGACTTGACGAATACAAAGCAAATGACAGAAATAAATTTTTAAATCTTTACGCTTCATTGCTTTTGTCTGATGTTCCAGAAAGACAAAATAATAAATGGTTGAAATCTGTTTTTTACGATGTCTTACATAATTACATCAAAACAAATTTACCAACCAAAACGGATATTTCGGACAATCCCCAAAACGTAAAAATCAACAAACTCAAACAGCAACTAAACTTGTCTGATTTTGGCTTAAATAATATAAAATGGTTTGAATGGGATAATGAAGCAGATGACATATTGATTAACGAAGCAAAAAACAAAGTAGGAATTGAAAGTTGGGACATCAGAGATATTGTAGAAAATGCAAATATTGAAAGCGTAAACAATTGGATTGAGCAGAATTGTAATAATGAAACCTATAAAACATTTCTGAAAGATTTAGAAGAAAGTTCATTAAGAATAAAAACAAAAGAACGGATTTGCCAAATTAAACTTTTTAAGTTCTCAAATGATAAGTTTTATTCGTTAAACGAAATAATTTCGCTAAAAGATAAATTTGGAAAAACATCTTTCAAGTTTACTAATTGTTTTTTCAGCAACAACAAAACTAAAAAAATAAAGAACGAACTAATCAAATTAGGATTGGTAGTTTCTGAACTGCCAGTTGAGGATTATCATCATATATTTTCCTCTATAATTTTACCTGATGACAAAAAACATTATGACTTAATTGCGAAATGGTGTGTAGAAAATGCAAATAAACTAACATCAGAAGAAAAGAAAAATTTATTCCTAAACTTCATAAATGAAACTACAAAATTTGACAATGTTGCCGAAGGTACTTTGAAAGATTTGTGTTTGTTTAGCGACAGCAATTCAGAAATAAAACCATTAAACAAGCTTGTTGATTTCAACTTCAACACACCGAATTGGCTTAACACTTATAAAATAAAAAGTGATGAGTTTTTTGCCGAACTCAAACCCTTTTTAATTTCTGAAACAGAAACTTTGTTTCAACATATTTATTTGCCGAAACAGGATATAATTCTTTCAGAATTAACCGAAGCAAAAGAAATAAAATCGCTTATCAAACTTTATCAAGACAATCAAAGGCAATTTTTCAAAGAGTTTATCATTAAGAAAACCGAAAACTCTTTTTCAATAGCAAAAAAAACAAGCAACACTTATCAAGTTCAATCTGCCGACCCAGAAGTAAGAAAATTTATTGATACTAATTGTGCAAACAATCTGTTTGTATTGCCTGAAAAATTTTTGGACTTCAAAGAAGAAGATGGAATAATCAAAGCATTTGATTTACATAGTAAAATCTTAGATTTTGTAAATATAGAAGAACACAAGGAAACCATTATAGATATAATTCGCTACGATGAACCTAAACGCAAGTTCCTTCAAAAACTTTCAGAGTTCAGATTTAATCCAAAAACTATATACACCAAAGACAATTACGAGTACAAAATTTTAGATTTGGCTTGTAGCGAACTAAAAGAAAACGATTATCAAACTTTCAGAAACAAATTTGTAATTGAAACAGAAACCCGAAATTTTAAACTTTCGGAAATTCCACCTTTTACTGACAAAGTGAAAATTGCAAATAAGGAATTTAGCTTATCAAAAATTTTGCCTGCAACACATCAAAACAGCAATTTGGTAGGTGATTTAATTTCGTTGTTCACAAAGCAAGGAGTATCAAACGAAAAATTAAATGCGTTGTTTGGTGTTGATGAAGAACTTGATATTGAAGATATTTTTGAAAAATATACAGAACAAACAGAAGTATTTGAAAATACAGAGCAGTTTTTCTTTTTGATTTTCTATAACAAACACATTAAGAAAATTGATTTATCAAAATTAGGTTTTGATTTGAATTATGCAGTTTTCCCTTCTGAATTTGCATTGGAAAAAGAGAAACTACCTGAATACTTACAAAATTGGATAACAAAGAAAGAAATTGACTTGTCAGAACTTGATGAAATAGGCGTTTTTACTGAAAATTCTACGTTGGTATCTTTGCGTGAATTTTTCCTGTCCAAGACAGATTTTAATGTAAATACGATTGCAGAAAAACTTTCATCAAACGAAATAATGCTTTTAAACACGTTTGAATTACTGAAAGAAAAAGGCATTGAATTAAGCAACAAAAATGAGTTTTCTGTTTTCAAAGAAATCGTCAGAGTAATCAATTCAAGTAGAGCAAATGGGCAAGAGTTAAAAATTCAGGACAAACACGCCTTCGATGTATTGGAAGAAAAATCTACCGAATGGAAATCTGTGAATAACTTTTCAATTTATCTATACCAAGGTGCGTTGCCGAAAATCGTAAAACTTGATAAAAACCAAGATTATGTTTTCTACCAATACAACGATACTGATTTTGCAGTAAATGGAAACGCTATTTTTATCAACGAAAATACTGACAGCAAAAAAACATTGCAAAAAGTAGCTTCTGATGATAGCAACAAATTTTCCTTTGAGGAATTGTGGTCTTTGTTTGAAGATAATAACAAGGATAAAAATAAAGAAAAACAAGAAGCCAATTCAACATTCTTAGTTGAAGTAAACGAGTTCATTTCAGAACTTGAAGGGACAGAATGGAATGATTTTGTTCCCGAACTAAAAAACATTTTAGAATTGTCAGTTTCTCACCCAAAAGAAAAACAAAAACTCTTTAATTTGATTGCTAAAATCAAATTAGCAAAGGAATTAGACATACATTTTGAAGTTGCGAATAAAGACTACAACCATTTGGAAAATGGCAATGAAAAATACTTTGTCCATAGTGCAAGAGGTGCATTTGCATACATACACCCGAATGAGATTTTGAAAATGAAAGATGCAGGTTATAAAATGGCGTTAGATTTCAATACAAAATCAAGAATTAAAATTTACGAAACAGCCGAAGAAATACTTCAACTAAACACTAATCATATTCTTGCCTATCAATACGAGAAAACAATGGAAGAATTATTTAGCTTTTGTCAAGCGAACAAAGATGCAAACAAACACCTTTTAATCATTGACAAAAATAATTCGGGGGAAAAATCAAGAGCATTGTTGAAATTACTAAATATCGAAGATGATTATCAATAA
- a CDS encoding AAA domain-containing protein: protein MNLVDFLKQVKPNSNKILELNIEKPTWLPKPLVVDENFVSNIQFDFFENDTIIIQGPPGTGKTYLMALLCEVLLKSDFRILVTALTNRALIELAEKELLKSSLGQGKVFKSSLTADESKNKKIKGIQSFKSLSKQQPPLLLTTYYIMSQIATKAVVDEHFDYIIIEEASQAFLSTIALARKLGKKCIIIGDIKQLEPIFHKQYASEDTNNYHWMVCGLKAISFYLPSAKQYILTNSYRLTENSIKGTNLFYGDILKSKSDVKLPLDFSNFPNLKKYLNDFGGASLVRFKLPEGRLPSLECSDFIVKQIDQIKQFNNKAEIAVLAFHKDTIRFLQKEIYSKCVNTENILVETIDRIQGLTTDFCIFVRSIEIQHRKPNYADIRQRIAN from the coding sequence ATGAACCTTGTTGATTTCTTAAAACAAGTCAAACCTAACTCAAATAAAATATTAGAGCTAAACATTGAAAAACCAACTTGGCTACCAAAACCATTGGTGGTTGATGAAAATTTTGTTTCCAATATCCAATTCGATTTTTTTGAAAATGACACAATAATTATTCAAGGTCCGCCAGGAACGGGAAAGACCTATCTAATGGCTTTGCTATGTGAAGTTTTACTAAAATCAGATTTTAGAATACTTGTAACCGCATTAACGAATAGGGCACTTATTGAATTGGCAGAAAAAGAACTTTTAAAATCATCTTTGGGACAAGGTAAAGTTTTCAAATCATCATTAACAGCAGACGAAAGCAAAAACAAAAAAATTAAAGGTATTCAATCTTTTAAAAGTTTGAGCAAACAGCAACCACCTTTGCTTTTGACGACTTATTACATAATGAGCCAAATTGCAACAAAAGCAGTTGTGGATGAGCATTTTGACTACATTATTATTGAAGAAGCAAGTCAGGCATTTTTATCAACGATTGCATTAGCAAGGAAACTTGGTAAAAAGTGTATCATCATTGGCGACATCAAACAACTTGAACCAATTTTTCACAAACAATATGCATCCGAAGACACGAACAATTACCATTGGATGGTATGCGGACTTAAAGCAATAAGTTTTTATCTGCCAAGTGCAAAACAATATATTTTAACCAATTCGTACCGCTTAACAGAAAATTCGATTAAAGGAACTAATCTGTTTTACGGAGATATATTAAAAAGCAAATCTGATGTAAAACTACCACTTGACTTTTCAAATTTCCCCAACCTTAAAAAATATTTGAACGATTTCGGGGGTGCAAGTTTGGTAAGATTTAAACTTCCCGAAGGAAGATTGCCTTCCCTTGAATGTTCCGATTTTATTGTAAAGCAAATAGACCAAATAAAGCAGTTTAACAATAAAGCAGAAATTGCTGTATTAGCTTTTCATAAAGACACAATTCGTTTTCTTCAAAAAGAAATTTATTCCAAATGTGTAAACACTGAAAACATTCTTGTTGAAACCATTGATAGAATACAAGGTCTTACTACTGACTTTTGTATTTTTGTCCGTAGCATTGAAATACAACACCGAAAACCCAATTATGCTGACATCAGACAACGGATTGCAAATTAA
- a CDS encoding tetratricopeptide repeat protein, translating to MKFLHYLLIFLVLLTSCKSDKISEKSIELNNKAINAISVEQYSEALKYSEQAIKADEKNYNAYTIKAQMLIKQNNLNEAEKTIQKQLEIKPDFAEGWTFKGLINDLNGNQKLAKQDYQKSIDLFKERNRNKEFNPQSNDLSIYFSLFLIGDLNSQTEMKKLQNKWKNNKPAYETMISVKKMGKKEIISQMLID from the coding sequence ATGAAATTCCTTCATTATTTACTTATATTTCTTGTTCTATTAACATCTTGTAAATCTGATAAAATCTCTGAAAAATCGATTGAACTGAATAATAAAGCGATAAATGCGATTAGTGTGGAACAATATTCAGAAGCATTAAAATATTCCGAGCAAGCGATTAAAGCAGATGAAAAAAATTATAACGCTTATACGATTAAAGCACAAATGCTTATTAAGCAAAACAATTTAAATGAAGCCGAGAAAACAATTCAAAAACAATTGGAAATAAAACCAGATTTCGCAGAGGGTTGGACATTCAAAGGATTGATTAATGATTTAAATGGAAATCAAAAACTCGCAAAGCAAGATTATCAAAAAAGCATAGATTTATTTAAAGAAAGAAATCGAAACAAAGAATTTAACCCTCAATCAAACGATTTAAGCATTTATTTTTCATTGTTTTTAATAGGTGATTTAAACAGCCAAACAGAAATGAAAAAATTACAAAATAAATGGAAAAATAACAAACCCGCTTATGAAACAATGATTTCAGTAAAAAAAATGGGCAAAAAAGAAATAATTAGCCAAATGTTAATCGACTAA
- a CDS encoding DUF1648 domain-containing protein, with the protein MPNIEKIELKPSRFDKLLDITVYILLILYWIMVIIAFQKLPEEIPVHYNGAGEVDAFGPKNSIFMLPVIATLQVLLLSALIRNTQNLNLSNKENLEQQIINTTKTIRFLKVGILIVFIFIDYKTIKISLEDKNGGLGIWFLPLFLTLILIPVIINIYKSWKLKQQK; encoded by the coding sequence ATGCCAAATATTGAAAAAATAGAACTAAAACCTAGCAGATTTGATAAACTTCTTGATATTACAGTTTATATTCTATTAATTCTATATTGGATTATGGTAATTATTGCATTTCAAAAGTTGCCAGAAGAAATTCCCGTTCATTACAACGGTGCAGGAGAAGTAGATGCTTTTGGACCGAAAAATTCAATTTTTATGCTACCTGTAATTGCGACACTTCAAGTCTTGTTGTTGTCAGCATTAATTAGAAACACTCAAAATCTAAATCTTTCTAATAAAGAAAATCTTGAACAACAAATTATAAATACAACAAAAACAATTAGATTTCTAAAAGTTGGAATTTTAATCGTGTTCATTTTCATTGATTACAAAACAATCAAAATTTCGTTAGAAGACAAAAATGGAGGTTTAGGAATTTGGTTTTTGCCACTTTTTCTGACATTAATACTTATCCCTGTAATTATTAATATTTATAAATCTTGGAAATTGAAACAACAAAAATAA
- a CDS encoding GLPGLI family protein — protein MKLSLNLLFLMFFTICNSQTTNFVYEYSSIPDSTAKNNVLKELMVLTVSKNKSEFYSLNQFKNDSITESSISKGFPPPPQSLTDKNYRVIKEIPNKNKVNFIASISSTTYDVSQVLNFDWKLTQESKIIMNYNVQKATTNYGGRTWIAWFTKEIPIQDGPYKFCNLPGLILKIEDSKQNHIYEIKAITKSPKDFIYPENKYISAIKVDYPKFSKLYKKYRKEPIADIMDKIQDVKDSNGYVVTTKSQIIKEIEESSLKQLEKDNNLIELDLLGRNL, from the coding sequence ATGAAGTTATCCTTAAATTTACTATTCTTAATGTTCTTTACTATTTGTAATAGTCAAACTACAAATTTTGTTTATGAATATTCAAGTATTCCCGATTCTACAGCAAAAAATAATGTTCTGAAAGAATTGATGGTTCTAACAGTATCCAAGAATAAATCTGAATTTTATAGCTTAAATCAATTCAAAAATGATTCAATCACAGAATCAAGTATATCAAAGGGATTTCCACCACCACCACAAAGTCTAACAGACAAAAATTATCGTGTGATTAAAGAAATTCCTAATAAAAATAAAGTTAATTTTATTGCTTCAATTTCTTCAACTACATATGATGTTTCGCAAGTTTTAAATTTTGATTGGAAACTCACTCAAGAATCAAAAATAATAATGAACTACAATGTTCAAAAAGCAACTACAAATTATGGAGGAAGAACTTGGATTGCTTGGTTCACAAAAGAAATCCCAATTCAAGATGGACCTTATAAATTTTGTAATCTTCCTGGACTAATTTTAAAAATAGAAGATTCAAAACAAAATCATATTTATGAAATTAAAGCGATAACTAAATCACCTAAAGACTTTATTTATCCAGAAAATAAATACATTTCTGCTATTAAAGTTGATTATCCAAAGTTTAGCAAACTTTACAAGAAGTATAGAAAAGAACCAATCGCTGACATTATGGATAAAATTCAGGATGTTAAAGATTCAAATGGTTATGTTGTAACTACAAAATCTCAAATTATTAAAGAAATTGAAGAATCCTCTTTAAAACAATTAGAAAAAGATAATAATTTAATTGAACTTGATTTACTCGGTAGAAATTTGTAG